A stretch of Imperialibacter roseus DNA encodes these proteins:
- a CDS encoding DUF5615 family PIN-like protein produces the protein MWIYGYLNKNEEVILTKDTDFYNRYLNSESGPKVIYFQLGNITLPALHEYFSKNWVPIKELIKECDFLIARKDSIETFKRKGK, from the coding sequence ATGTGGATATATGGTTACTTGAACAAAAATGAAGAAGTGATCCTGACAAAGGATACGGACTTTTACAACAGGTATCTTAATTCCGAGTCCGGTCCAAAGGTCATTTATTTTCAACTTGGCAATATCACACTTCCTGCGTTACATGAATATTTTAGTAAAAACTGGGTGCCGATAAAAGAGCTGATTAAAGAATGTGATTTCCTTATTGCCAGAAAAGACTCGATAGAGACATTTAAGAGAAAGGGCAAATAA
- a CDS encoding lysophospholipid acyltransferase family protein: MKLFFNRLYVGYALLVFSITFLILFPWFLLGIYYPPASRMVLKVNYWWAIVYFFLIGLPISEEWRFKRDGRQNYIFCSNHFSYLDIPVMGFVHSPCVFVGKSSIAKVPLFGFMFRKLHIMVDRERARSRAEVYKRAAIALDEKKSVIIFPEGGIKVVHSPKMTPFKDGAFRMAIEKQIPIVPVTIPYNWIILPDDNRFVIRFKRPKIVLHEPIDTKGMTIDKVDELKDECFRVIDEELRNRFPEKFAKDTE; encoded by the coding sequence ATGAAGCTATTCTTCAACCGGCTGTATGTAGGATACGCCCTGCTGGTATTTTCTATTACGTTTCTGATTCTTTTTCCCTGGTTCCTGCTGGGAATCTATTACCCGCCGGCATCCAGAATGGTGCTAAAGGTGAACTATTGGTGGGCGATTGTTTACTTCTTTCTGATTGGATTGCCCATTAGTGAGGAGTGGCGCTTCAAACGGGACGGCCGCCAAAACTACATCTTCTGCTCCAACCATTTTTCCTACCTCGACATCCCCGTAATGGGATTTGTGCATTCACCTTGTGTTTTCGTGGGCAAAAGCAGCATTGCCAAAGTGCCGCTGTTTGGCTTTATGTTTAGGAAGTTACACATCATGGTCGACAGGGAGAGGGCCAGAAGCAGGGCCGAAGTCTACAAAAGAGCAGCCATTGCACTGGATGAAAAGAAATCCGTGATCATTTTTCCCGAAGGAGGAATCAAGGTCGTGCATTCGCCAAAGATGACGCCGTTTAAGGATGGCGCCTTCCGTATGGCCATTGAGAAACAAATTCCAATTGTTCCAGTGACCATTCCATACAATTGGATAATTTTACCGGACGACAATCGTTTTGTCATTCGTTTCAAACGCCCTAAAATTGTGCTCCACGAGCCCATCGACACCAAAGGGATGACAATTGATAAGGTGGACGAACTGAAGGATGAATGTTTTAGGGTGATAGATGAAGAACTCAGGAATCGCTTCCCTGAAAAATTTGCAAAAGATACTGAATGA
- a CDS encoding 3-hydroxyacyl-ACP dehydratase FabZ family protein, whose amino-acid sequence MKRGDQTIEELLPHRAPFLFVDDIVSANKEEIVAVKTFDSETNLWLKGSFPEHNFVPGTILIESMAQCGGAAIKQMGILDGLFALTSIEHAEFFKGVEYDQPVKYVIKNIRISDKLIKQSGIAYVNELLALEATWLCVRMG is encoded by the coding sequence ATGAAACGAGGTGATCAAACCATCGAAGAGCTCCTGCCTCACAGAGCCCCATTCTTGTTTGTTGACGACATTGTTTCGGCCAACAAAGAAGAGATCGTGGCAGTCAAAACCTTCGATAGTGAAACTAACCTTTGGCTGAAGGGAAGTTTTCCGGAGCATAACTTCGTGCCAGGCACTATCCTGATTGAGTCGATGGCGCAGTGTGGAGGTGCCGCCATCAAGCAAATGGGTATTTTGGACGGCCTGTTTGCCCTGACCAGTATTGAACACGCAGAGTTTTTCAAAGGAGTGGAATACGATCAGCCAGTAAAATATGTGATCAAAAACATCCGCATCAGCGACAAGCTGATCAAGCAGTCTGGCATCGCCTATGTAAACGAGCTGCTGGCTTTGGAGGCAACCTGGTTGTGCGTGAGGATGGGGTAG
- a CDS encoding Gfo/Idh/MocA family protein, with product MTTYSRRKFLDTMKLGAGAALGASLLTIPTGTALASVPYFPKPRQGKKLGIALVGLGYYAKNLLAPALEKTGECYLAGIVTGTPSKIPEWKEKYNIADKNVYSYDTFDKIKDNPDIDIIYVVLPNSMHKEYTIRAAKAGKHVICEKPMALNPAECREMIAACDKAKVKLAIGYRLHSEPHTQEIMRLKREKDFGAVKLVEAADGFKIGDPTQWRLKKALAGGGAMYDVGVYCINGARYATGEQPIAVTAQEYKTDPVKFKEVDETITWQMEFSSGAVATCTTTYAASTERLYVAYEKGWAELRPAFGYGPIKGKTNKGEMDIPHTIHQALQMDDFSRCVKENKESPVNGYEGLKDLLVVEAIYKSIGSGKRELVNPV from the coding sequence ATGACTACCTACTCACGCCGCAAATTTTTAGATACGATGAAACTGGGAGCAGGCGCTGCACTCGGAGCTTCATTACTTACCATTCCGACCGGGACAGCACTAGCTTCTGTGCCCTATTTTCCAAAGCCGAGACAGGGTAAAAAATTGGGGATTGCCCTTGTAGGACTGGGTTATTATGCCAAAAACTTACTGGCACCTGCCCTTGAAAAAACAGGCGAGTGCTATCTGGCGGGAATCGTTACTGGCACGCCGTCTAAAATTCCTGAATGGAAAGAGAAGTACAACATTGCCGATAAGAATGTGTACAGCTACGATACATTCGACAAAATCAAGGACAACCCCGACATCGATATCATTTATGTGGTGCTGCCCAACAGCATGCACAAGGAATACACCATCAGGGCTGCCAAAGCGGGCAAGCATGTGATTTGCGAGAAGCCCATGGCACTTAACCCCGCCGAGTGCCGTGAAATGATTGCCGCCTGCGACAAGGCCAAAGTAAAATTGGCTATTGGGTACAGGCTGCACTCTGAGCCGCATACTCAGGAAATCATGCGCTTGAAGAGAGAAAAAGATTTTGGAGCTGTGAAACTCGTTGAAGCAGCCGACGGCTTTAAAATAGGCGATCCAACCCAGTGGAGGCTGAAGAAAGCCCTTGCCGGAGGCGGTGCCATGTACGATGTGGGTGTGTACTGCATCAACGGCGCTCGTTATGCAACAGGTGAGCAGCCCATTGCCGTTACGGCCCAGGAGTACAAAACCGACCCTGTCAAATTCAAAGAGGTAGATGAAACGATTACCTGGCAAATGGAATTTTCGAGCGGTGCTGTGGCAACCTGCACCACCACCTACGCTGCATCGACTGAAAGGCTTTACGTAGCCTACGAAAAAGGTTGGGCTGAGCTTCGCCCTGCTTTTGGCTATGGGCCCATCAAAGGCAAAACCAACAAGGGAGAAATGGACATTCCTCATACAATCCATCAAGCCCTGCAAATGGACGATTTCAGCCGCTGTGTGAAAGAGAACAAGGAATCACCTGTCAACGGCTATGAAGGCCTGAAGGACTTGCTGGTAGTGGAAGCGATTTACAAGTCGATTGGTTCGGGAAAGAGAGAATTGGTGAACCCTGTTTAG
- the gatC gene encoding Asp-tRNA(Asn)/Glu-tRNA(Gln) amidotransferase subunit GatC: protein MKIDKDTLHKLAHLARLELDPSNEKEMLNSLSEILTWVEKLNELDTKAVDPLVSMSYELNAFREDKVTEELPREEGLANAPQHDDKFFIVPKVIE, encoded by the coding sequence ATGAAAATAGATAAAGACACCTTGCACAAACTGGCTCACCTGGCCAGGCTTGAATTGGATCCTTCCAACGAAAAGGAAATGCTCAACAGCCTGAGTGAAATCCTCACTTGGGTTGAAAAGCTCAATGAGTTGGACACAAAGGCTGTGGATCCCCTGGTAAGCATGTCGTATGAACTGAATGCTTTCAGAGAGGACAAGGTAACGGAGGAGCTTCCACGGGAAGAAGGTCTTGCCAACGCACCTCAGCACGACGACAAGTTCTTCATCGTACCCAAGGTAATCGAATAA
- a CDS encoding DUF433 domain-containing protein, with the protein MDKLLQRIVIDSEVCNGQPVIRGMRITVKTILEYLAAGESTSNILEAYPILEKGDIQAAILYASKFLDIDVKSIKLAS; encoded by the coding sequence ATGGACAAATTACTACAAAGAATAGTGATAGATTCGGAGGTTTGTAACGGGCAGCCAGTTATCCGTGGTATGCGAATCACTGTCAAAACGATCCTTGAATATCTGGCGGCCGGCGAGTCGACATCCAATATCCTTGAAGCCTATCCAATTCTTGAAAAAGGGGATATCCAGGCTGCGATTCTTTATGCTTCAAAATTTCTTGACATTGATGTTAAATCAATCAAGTTGGCCTCATAG
- a CDS encoding DUF4185 domain-containing protein encodes MRSYFVVMLLLLASTAQAFSQSTFPFSSFAVEEIDNSLFKGDRHWRGADGAATVNLGNGKVLWLFSDTFVDKTGSGTRANAGLIRNSIGIQDGTDMAHSKMSFPGVGKDNASDSFFKISGPNWLWTGHGAIIRRQLVIFLMEVATATDGLGFQVVGWHIALIQNAQEIPENWKIAYISGVDTHGVIVGSSAVLSDEDFLYAYGVKEPGSHEVFLLKFEIEKLLSQDVKEFEWWDGQQWLPDSELADLPAPLFVGQTEFSVHYQSDIQQYMQVQTYGFGQAEIGIRTASKPEGPWSESTMIYKPVLRETDLMYSANAHPELQSDGLIITYNVNNVDFSELVRNENLYFPKIIKFKF; translated from the coding sequence ATGAGAAGCTATTTTGTGGTGATGCTACTATTGCTGGCATCGACAGCTCAGGCATTTTCTCAAAGCACATTTCCTTTTAGCTCTTTCGCCGTCGAAGAAATTGACAATTCACTTTTTAAGGGCGATAGACATTGGCGGGGCGCAGACGGTGCTGCTACTGTAAACCTTGGAAACGGGAAAGTTCTTTGGTTATTCAGCGATACTTTTGTTGATAAAACAGGTAGCGGAACAAGAGCAAATGCTGGATTAATTAGAAATAGCATTGGCATTCAGGACGGAACCGATATGGCGCACTCAAAAATGTCCTTCCCAGGTGTGGGGAAGGACAATGCAAGCGATTCTTTTTTTAAAATATCAGGACCAAACTGGTTATGGACGGGCCATGGTGCAATAATCAGACGCCAACTGGTGATTTTTTTGATGGAGGTGGCAACAGCCACAGATGGCCTGGGTTTTCAAGTTGTTGGTTGGCATATAGCGTTGATACAAAATGCACAGGAAATACCTGAGAATTGGAAAATCGCCTACATCAGCGGCGTTGATACCCATGGAGTGATTGTTGGTTCTTCAGCTGTTCTTTCAGATGAAGATTTCCTCTACGCCTACGGTGTAAAGGAACCTGGTAGTCACGAAGTTTTTTTATTGAAATTTGAGATAGAAAAACTACTGTCTCAGGATGTTAAAGAATTCGAGTGGTGGGATGGTCAGCAATGGTTACCAGATTCAGAACTTGCTGACTTGCCGGCTCCGCTCTTTGTAGGCCAAACGGAGTTTTCGGTCCATTATCAGTCGGATATCCAACAATACATGCAGGTGCAGACTTATGGCTTCGGGCAAGCGGAAATTGGAATCAGAACGGCTTCTAAGCCAGAAGGTCCATGGTCTGAATCAACAATGATTTATAAACCAGTGTTAAGAGAAACTGATTTAATGTACTCAGCCAATGCCCACCCTGAGCTGCAAAGTGATGGACTAATTATCACCTATAATGTGAATAATGTTGACTTTTCGGAGCTTGTCAGGAACGAAAACCTTTATTTTCCCAAAATAATTAAATTTAAATTTTAG
- a CDS encoding tetratricopeptide repeat protein, with protein sequence MNESWAFWREWPFELRRLFVAIAAIASLLILIVLGFEIAGHHLVLDWYLTSETETVKLVLDHVSVGLFDLDIPADVYLVKQHFEGSTWIIRPWAGVVYLGLLSLFYSLLLAVSTYLPRFWYMVASVVFIGLLISMRLEQLLLFGWFDYKPLAIGILLFLPLSYYFHAFKNHIPLVKRFFAFTGAFTLLAVIIYFGSQIEDPFYTLAQYNFTAPVIIVVVFALLVGHEVVYFILRMITSGKAQAGSKNWVHFFTFSIFYLVNVGLAYAHNARYLTWDILYLNEFLMLGLAAVLGLWGLKAREAKYERTAPFYPVAAVFYVALCGISFTTIGYQLLQGNDPVLEAFEDAILFSQLGFGVIFLLYIIVNFITPLMRNMAVHRIVFKEGALPYPTYRLAGAIAVTALFLLSNRVALNQSIAGYYNSLGDLYKVRNEQLLSEQYYLQGALYGYQNHKSNYQLGFIANSKEKLGEALYRFELAAGKNPSPHAFVNLSNQYQNTDQFFKGIFALQKGKSKFPSNGYIGNNLGVLYSSTNILDSATFYLRQGLGEEFSRRAANTNLGYVSFKAGQQIGADEIEEVVNDQLPFGFLTNALAAMAKNATNQLPEVVKPFLPDSTLSGFTFPFVYNAAIVDMGQTEGKLTDRLPAMVDASSNAGFYGPLSIAHALHLYYQGKASQAIQILNRVQQGFPTYRGYCFHLMSVMALDQGAAMKAAEYFESASAESYPDADINQAIALSEAGNWEQATLKWILLETHEGTSTLAESMLKLSETSDLSSLATDQQRYQYFRWFGRRLNETQQDDVLAAFESESMKKAALVCLAQAYFNAGDTQAAQQLIDNPLLNDWAQSEMTILELELAIKEGGLPKLDNSDLINSLPPKYGQVWVRAAQAVKVNDATALKEAIVSNPFNATLAMAAAEFLREMKEDEAAYDVLVASIETNPYNPEIIRKYIWLALDMGFQNYAENGVIQLLDLLPPEEYKAFEREYADRVAEIEAERESWNFD encoded by the coding sequence ATGAACGAAAGCTGGGCTTTCTGGAGGGAGTGGCCTTTCGAACTCAGGCGGCTTTTTGTTGCCATAGCAGCCATCGCCAGCCTCCTTATACTAATCGTTTTAGGTTTCGAAATTGCGGGCCACCACCTCGTGCTCGACTGGTACCTCACTTCCGAAACAGAGACCGTTAAACTTGTACTGGACCATGTTTCCGTTGGGCTTTTCGATCTGGACATCCCCGCCGATGTATACCTGGTCAAGCAGCATTTCGAGGGCAGCACCTGGATCATCCGCCCCTGGGCGGGTGTGGTTTATCTGGGGCTTCTTTCTCTGTTTTACAGCCTGCTGCTGGCTGTTTCTACTTACCTGCCCCGGTTTTGGTACATGGTAGCTTCCGTGGTTTTCATAGGTTTACTGATTTCGATGCGCCTGGAGCAGCTCCTTCTTTTTGGCTGGTTCGACTACAAACCTCTGGCGATTGGCATACTGCTTTTTCTGCCGCTTAGCTATTATTTTCATGCTTTTAAAAACCATATTCCTTTGGTGAAAAGGTTTTTTGCCTTTACCGGAGCATTCACGCTCCTTGCAGTAATTATTTACTTTGGTTCTCAAATTGAAGATCCCTTTTATACGCTCGCTCAATACAATTTCACAGCTCCTGTAATCATTGTCGTTGTGTTTGCTTTGTTGGTGGGCCACGAAGTTGTCTATTTCATCCTGCGAATGATCACCAGTGGCAAGGCGCAGGCAGGCTCAAAAAACTGGGTGCACTTTTTCACATTCAGCATATTCTATCTTGTTAACGTGGGGCTGGCCTACGCACACAACGCCCGCTACCTCACTTGGGATATTCTCTATCTCAACGAATTTCTGATGCTCGGCCTTGCCGCCGTCTTGGGTCTTTGGGGGTTGAAAGCCAGAGAGGCCAAGTACGAACGCACAGCTCCTTTTTATCCTGTCGCTGCTGTTTTCTATGTCGCCCTATGCGGGATTAGCTTCACTACTATTGGCTACCAACTGTTGCAGGGCAACGACCCCGTGCTGGAAGCATTTGAAGACGCCATTCTGTTCAGCCAGCTTGGCTTTGGCGTTATCTTTTTGCTATACATTATCGTCAACTTCATCACACCTTTGATGAGGAACATGGCTGTGCACCGCATTGTCTTCAAAGAAGGGGCCTTGCCATATCCAACTTACCGCCTGGCAGGCGCCATTGCTGTAACCGCTTTGTTTTTGCTGTCCAATCGTGTCGCACTCAATCAGTCAATTGCAGGGTACTACAACTCATTGGGCGATTTGTACAAGGTGAGAAATGAGCAGCTGCTGAGTGAACAGTACTATCTTCAGGGGGCATTGTATGGTTATCAAAACCACAAGTCTAACTATCAGCTGGGCTTCATTGCCAACAGCAAAGAGAAGCTGGGTGAAGCACTGTATAGGTTTGAACTGGCAGCTGGTAAGAACCCTTCTCCTCACGCTTTTGTCAATCTGAGCAACCAATATCAAAATACCGACCAATTCTTTAAAGGCATTTTCGCTTTGCAGAAGGGGAAGAGCAAATTCCCTTCTAATGGCTACATCGGCAACAACCTTGGCGTTCTTTATTCTTCGACCAATATTCTCGACTCTGCGACATTTTATTTGCGGCAGGGCCTCGGCGAAGAATTTTCCCGCCGTGCTGCTAACACCAATCTTGGATATGTGTCGTTCAAGGCGGGCCAGCAAATTGGTGCCGATGAAATAGAGGAGGTAGTGAACGACCAGCTTCCTTTTGGCTTCCTGACCAATGCATTGGCAGCCATGGCTAAAAATGCCACGAACCAATTACCAGAAGTAGTGAAGCCTTTTCTACCCGACTCAACACTATCTGGCTTCACTTTCCCCTTTGTTTACAACGCTGCCATAGTAGATATGGGGCAGACGGAAGGAAAACTGACCGACAGGTTGCCTGCTATGGTGGATGCTTCTTCGAATGCAGGCTTTTACGGCCCCTTGTCCATCGCACATGCGCTGCATCTTTACTACCAAGGCAAGGCTTCCCAAGCCATTCAGATCCTCAACCGGGTGCAGCAAGGGTTTCCCACCTACAGGGGCTATTGTTTCCATTTGATGAGCGTGATGGCGCTTGATCAGGGAGCAGCTATGAAAGCAGCTGAGTATTTTGAAAGTGCTTCTGCTGAAAGCTATCCTGATGCTGATATCAACCAGGCGATTGCATTATCTGAAGCTGGAAACTGGGAGCAGGCGACTTTGAAGTGGATTTTGTTGGAAACCCATGAGGGCACGTCAACGCTTGCTGAATCTATGCTCAAATTGTCGGAGACATCGGATTTGAGCAGCTTGGCAACCGACCAACAACGATACCAGTACTTTCGTTGGTTTGGGCGGCGACTAAACGAAACGCAGCAGGATGATGTTCTGGCCGCTTTCGAAAGCGAAAGCATGAAGAAGGCAGCCTTGGTTTGTCTTGCACAGGCTTATTTCAACGCCGGAGACACACAAGCCGCACAGCAGCTAATAGACAATCCATTGCTGAACGACTGGGCACAGTCCGAAATGACGATTTTGGAATTGGAACTGGCGATTAAAGAGGGTGGGCTGCCAAAACTGGATAATAGTGATTTGATCAACAGCCTGCCGCCAAAGTATGGCCAGGTGTGGGTAAGAGCTGCTCAGGCCGTGAAGGTGAACGATGCAACTGCTTTGAAGGAGGCGATTGTTAGTAATCCTTTCAATGCCACCCTCGCAATGGCTGCCGCCGAATTTTTACGGGAAATGAAAGAAGACGAAGCAGCTTACGATGTGCTTGTAGCCAGCATTGAGACCAATCCCTACAACCCGGAAATAATCAGGAAATACATTTGGCTGGCACTCGATATGGGATTCCAAAACTACGCTGAAAATGGAGTGATTCAACTCCTCGACCTGCTTCCACCAGAAGAATACAAGGCCTTCGAAAGAGAATACGCCGACCGGGTCGCAGAAATAGAAGCAGAACGGGAAAGCTGGAACTTCGATTGA